The Miscanthus floridulus cultivar M001 chromosome 7, ASM1932011v1, whole genome shotgun sequence genome includes a region encoding these proteins:
- the LOC136462778 gene encoding uncharacterized protein, producing the protein MAEGSSSTAAARAAEGSSSTAAARAPPAPCCGLARLVRRLRRQGRRALCAASHSHQPRRHRASSCRQYDPLSYARNFDLGRDADDADAARIYYACSFSSRFALVPAASSSSSSAVGAAVAPTGLPVAATS; encoded by the coding sequence ATGGCGGAAGGAAGCAGctccacggcggcggcgcgggcggcggaAGGAAGCAGCTCCACGGCGGCGGCCCGGGCTCCGCCCGCGCCGTGCTGCGGGCTCGCGCGGCTGGTGCGGCGCCTGCGGCGGCAGGGCAGGCGGGCGCTGTGCGCGGCCTCGCACTCGCAtcagccgcgccgccaccgcgcGTCGTCGTGCCGCCAGTACGACCCGCTCAGCTACGCGCGCAATTTCGACCTCGGCCGCGACGCCGACGACGCCGACGCCGCGCGCATCTACTACGCCTGCTCCTTCTCCTCGCGCTTCGCGCTGGTCccggccgcctcctcctcctcctcgtccgccgTCGGCGCCGCCGTTGCTCCGACCGGCCTGCCGGTCGCCGCCACCAGCTAG